Proteins encoded in a region of the Manduca sexta isolate Smith_Timp_Sample1 chromosome 1, JHU_Msex_v1.0, whole genome shotgun sequence genome:
- the LOC115452826 gene encoding zinc finger protein 62 homolog, producing the protein MSLICDGDIDTNNKRKQLQRRKNSTSLLGKDIAFEKEFKGFAKVPVVLLNRHDINGYLPPKGTKQLLKTSPVHLRRLSQICSVKLKRDDLDTLVTSLIPKRRDSVSSDSDSEIIDVNMAARCNICEKLYANNRKLQKHQSKKHMIVYEKPQKRVSFSDHVIIHEVKEYHKCRKCSKIFEDYKSLKCHMKRYHKKRKCYICHYCNKNFVDRMFFKVHIKLHCDVCGLYLQNKSKHAEHKRTVCRTFKLHPCKTCNESYFKFMDLKDHSYEHLGTFFICDICKDQFLTKCAISHHVSFLHSKERPVTLYGMRNLGTERLYLCNFCDESSVDKDVIEAHVNLLPDLANRAMTGYKDYYFCDQCLKKFDTETHMLQHKWTHFLKTSDNSQERAETKVKYNLNQIPEHMKPKVVLERLKLEKIQGVQTVTNGIKKSVLKSKNLMPRHRCENCGKYYSSRFCLNRHIETQHCDYESLRCKVCEETFVWPSLLRNHKCIRLNHPEMPFDDARPEIHFDNMQELTQNGFDDLNIDESDDYMHIVDFEVPAPVQCDYSTNNGEKYGQLNGLGYKLVMQEVPIEF; encoded by the exons ATGTCATTGATTTGCGATGGCGACATTGATACGAATAATAAGAGGAAACAGTTACAAAGACGCAAAAATAGTACAAGCCTTTTGGGCAAAGATATCGCGTTTGAAAAAGAATTCAAAGGTTTCGCAAAGGTGCCCGTTGTGCTGCTCAATCGTCACGACATCAACGGCTACTTACCTCCCAAAGGTACAAAGCAGTTGTTAAAAACATCCCCTGTACATTTGAGACGTCTCTCCCAAATATGCTCGGTTAAACTGAAGCGAGATGACTTGGACACTCTTGTAACGTCTCTAATCCCTAAACGCAGGGATTCGGTGAGTTCTGATTCTGATTCTGAAATAATTGACGTAAATATGGCAGCAAGATGTAATATTTGCGAGAAATTATACGCCAATAACAGAAAATTACAGAAGCATCAGTCGAAGAAGCATATGATTGTTTATGAGAAGCCACAGAAGCGCGTCTCCTTCTCCGACCACGTAATAATTCACGAAGTGAAAGAATACCACAAATGTAGGAAATGCTCGAAGATATTCGAAGATTATAAATCTCTAAAGTGTCACATGAAAAGATATCATAAGAAGCGTAAATGCTACATATGTCACTATTGTAACAAGAACTTTGTCGACCGAATGTTCTTTAAGGTTCATATTAAGTTGCACTGTGATGTCTGCGGACTGTACCTTCAGAACAAATCCAAACATGCCGAACACAAGAGGACAGTTTGTCGCACATTCAAACTTCACCCTTGTAAGACGTGCAATGAATCCTACTTCAAGTTCATGGACTTGAAAGACCACAGCTACGAACATTTAGGcacgttttttatttgtgacatATGTAAGGACCAATTTCTAACAAAGTGTGCCATTTCCCATCATGTCTCGTTCTTACACTCGAAAGAAAGACCGGTAACATTATACGGTATGAGGAATTTGGGTACAGAGCGTTTGTATTTATGCAATTTTTGTGACGAAAGCTCTGTAGACAAAGATGTGATCGAGGCTCATGTGAACCTCCTCCCAGACCTAGCCAACAGGGCCATGACTGGTTACAAAGACTATTATTTCTGTGATCAGTGTCTCAAGAAGTTTGACACTGAAACACATATGCTCCAACATAAATGGACACATTTCTTGAAGACGAGCGATAATTCCCAAGAACGAGCGGAAACAAAGgtcaaatacaatttaaatcagATTCCGGAACATATGAAGCCTAAAGTGGTGTTGGAGAGGTTGAAGTTGGAGAAGATTCAGGGTGTGCAAACTGTAACGAATGGGATTAAAAAGTCCGTTCTTAAATCGAAGAATTTGATGCCTAGACATCGGTGTGAG AATTGCGGAAAATATTACTCATCCAGATTCTGCCTAAACCGTCACATTGAGACACAGCACTGCGATTATGAAAGCCTTCGCTGCAAAGTATGCGAGGAGACGTTCGTCTGGCCGTCACTCCTGCGCAATCACAAGTGCATCCGCCTCAATCACCCGGAAATGCCGTTCGACGACGCCCGACCGGAAATACATTTCGACAACATGCAAGAGCTAACCCAGAACGGTTTCGATGATTTGAACATAGATGAAAGTGATGATTATATGCATATAGTGGATTTTGAAGTACCTGCGCCTGTCCAGTGCGATTATAGTACTAATAATGGCGAGAAATATGGACAGTTGAACGGTTTAGGATATAAGCTGGTTATGCAGGAGGTGCCGATTGAGTTTTAA
- the LOC115452825 gene encoding phosphatidylserine decarboxylase proenzyme, mitochondrial, whose product MFPPTRIRSCLPVMNPLFKQRLRPHRPFRQTSSVHQTKSVNLQKTKWLNFRSIFTRWMPLGSVIYVGWCYIRASINYEVSKVEIRFYELFPFRVTSRIWGKIAACELPVSLRGFVYGTYVKMFNVNLNDAAVTDLSYYKSLSAFFTRPLREGARYIAPSPCVSPCDGVVLNCGPANTDKIEQVKGVTYSLEEFLGDNKWSKKKSEDYYNSLLTNKENILHQCIIYLAPGDYHRFHSPCNWTATFRRHFSGKLLSVNPWLARLIPGLFTMNERAVYVGEWKYGFFSMTAVGATNVGSIEIYSDPELRTNTKGKRNRVNEADLQVTYQKGDLFGQFNMGSTIILLFEAPKDFKFDMAAGDRVLVGQALSLAAKEQTR is encoded by the coding sequence ATGTTTCCTCCGACGCGCATTAGGAGCTGCCTTCCAGTTATGAATCCGCTTTTCAAGCAACGGTTGCGTCCCCACCGACCTTTTAGGCAAACGAGCTCCGTACACCAAACAAAGAGTGTTAATCTTCAAAAGACGAAATGGCTAAATTTTCGCTCTATATTCACTCGGTGGATGCCTTTAGGAAGTGTTATTTACGTAGGATGGTGTTACATACGAGCAAGTATCAATTACGAAGTGTCTAAAGTGGAAATTCGTTTCTACGAATTATTCCCTTTTAGAGTCACAAGTCGAATATGGGGGAAGATTGCGGCATGCGAATTGCCTGTATCATTGCGCGGCTTCGTCTACGGTACGTACGTGAAGATGTTTAACGTGAATTTGAACGATGCGGCGGTGACAGACTTGAgttattataaaagtttgtcGGCTTTCTTTACGAGACCGCTCAGAGAGGGTGCCAGGTACATCGCGCCTTCCCCTTGTGTTTCACCGTGCGATGGGGTGGTATTAAACTGCGGGCCGGCGAACACAGACAAGATAGAGCAAGTTAAAGGCGTCACTTACAGTCTGGAAGAGTTTTTGGGTGACAATAAATGGTCTAAGAAGAAATCTGAAGATTATTACAATTCTTTATTGACCAACAAAGAGAATATACTACatcaatgtataatatacttgGCTCCAGGAGACTACCATCGTTTCCACTCTCCGTGCAACTGGACAGCAACGTTCCGGAGACATTTCTCTGGTAAATTATTATCAGTGAATCCATGGTTAGCGAGACTAATTCCTGGATTATTTACAATGAATGAACGAGCGGTGTACGTCGGGGAATGGAAATATGGCTTCTTCAGCATGACGGCAGTCGGAGCGACCAACGTTGGATCAATAGAAATATATTCCGACCCAGAACTACGGACTAATACGAAAGGCAAACGGAACAGGGTCAACGAAGCGGATTTACAGGTTACGTATCAAAAGGGCGACTTATTTGGGCAATTTAATATGGGTAGTACGATAATACTGTTGTTTGAGGCTCCGAAAGACTTCAAATTCGACATGGCTGCAGGTGATAGGGTTTTAGTAGGCCAAGCGCTATCGCTAGCAGCAAAAGAACAGACGAGATGA